The Rhodothermus profundi genome segment TAAGCGCCGACACGCTGATCCTCCGTTTTGCAGCCAGCCTGATCGACGCCGGTGCGCATGGACTTTACCGCTATCAGTGGTCAAATCGGCAACTTCACCGGCTACTTCCGCTGCGTGAAAATGAGGTCATCCGTCGGGGAACGCGTCGCACGGTCTTTCCCTTTCTGGCGCGCCAGCTTGTGGCCGTTCGGCCTCCCCACGGCATTGCCCTGGTCTGGAGCGATAGCCTCCAGGTGGTGCTGTATGACCTGAAGGGCAACCGGCAGGCACGCCGTCGTTTTAGTGCGCCCCCGCCTCGTGCTCTGACCTCTGAAGACTGGGCCAGAGCACGCCAGATGGATACCCGTTTTGCCTTCTCTGCATCCCTGCCGCGCCTTGGACGAACGCACTGGCCTTACGTCGACGATCTGCTGCTCGACGATGCGGGCAACATATGGATGCGGCTTCTCTAGGGATGGCCGGACGAGCAGCCTCGAAGCACCCAGTACCTGGTCTTCACCTCTCGGGGTGACGTGCACCTGGTTTATCTGAAGAGTGCCATTGACCTTGAGGTTTGCAGAATGGTCGGGCGCTGGGCTTGCGGCAGGAAGCGGACGGGACCCGGTCGGTGGTTGTTTTCTCGCGGATTCGCCTGCACCAGCACGACGCCACGCAAGAATAACCGTCTGGTCCAGGCCCCATCGAGTGCGAACCAGACTAAATGCAACGTGTCATGCAGGGGCTAAGTATAGGTACCTGGCTCGGATGCGCCCAATGAGACCGCAGAGGTCCCGACTGCGTTTGCTGGTAGGGCTCTGGCACCGCTGTGCTTCCCGACAGCGGGCCCTGGTGCAGCATCCCGTAGAACGGTGGTTGCTCCGCATTGTCCTGGGCTTAAGCATCGCGGGCGCCTTTGTCTGGGGTCTTCTGGCGGCCTGGATGCTCCCCTTACGGTCTCTCTCGCTGCATACGCTCCATAGTGCGCTCTTAGGGCTGCTGCTCCTCTGGCCACTTTTGCTTTCACTCTGGCAGTCGGGCCCCCAATTGCCGGTGCACGCATGGCTGGTATGGCCGGTTACGCGCAACTGGCTGGCCCATGGGCTCCAGATGCTCAGCTTACTTCACGCAGGAAATGCCTGGCTTCTGCTTTTTCTGCTGGGTATCTGGGCGAAAGGCATTGCCCCTTCGTTTTCTCTGGCGTCAAACCTGGGATGGCTGGCAACGGCCGGCTTGCTGCTTACCCTTGCGCAATGGATAACGAATGGGCTGCGCATCCTTCGCTATAGCTACCCCACGAGTTATGTATTGATATGGCTGGGCGGCATCGTGGGCATCGGACTTTTGAGCACGCAGGACGGACTCTCCTGGCTGGCCGGGCAAACGCTTGATCGCGCGTTAAATCAACCGGCCTCGGTCCTCTGGATACTGCTTGTTGTGAATATATGCTGCTACCTTTTGTCCTTACTGCCCATCCGAAAATCTCTGTTTGTGGACCACCCTTTTATGTTTCCCCTATCGTCTGCTTTATCTACGCGTCCACGCTGGACCGCGTCAGGCATCTGGCGCCTGGTGCGGCTACAACTGCTTTTAATCTGGCGACATCGCTTTACAAGAATGATGCTATTTCTACCTCTGCTGTTTGGGTTGATGGGTTCCATTCAGTTCGGAGTAGGTTTGCAGCAAAATGCCTGGATTTATACCGCAACAGGTACAGGGTTTCTGTTAGGGTCTTCCCTGCATTTCCTGATCCATATGCTCAGTTGGCAGAGCACATACGCAGCGGCTCTGTTTACCTGGCCGATATCCTATCAGGATCTGGGACGGGCAACGTTGTGGGTTGCGCTGGGACCGGCTTCAACTGGCTTTCTCACAGGTGCGGGCATTGTATTTTTAATTGACCCGTCGGTGCTTATCCATCTGCTTGTTCTCTATGGCTATCTGGTAGGCTGGGTGCATCCTATTTTGCTCTGGCAAATGCCGTTACATGGCGTGCGCGTCCAGCTCCATCCCCAATCTGTTAGTCCATCAGGTCCTCCTCATCGACGTCCCTTTCGTCTCATCGGTCTTGTGCTGCTGCTTATCGGGCTGGCGGTGGGAGGCATAACGGCCGGAAAGTGGGGCTTGCTGATGCTGGCCCTGTTAGGTGGGGTGGGTCTATTAATGCTTCCGCTCTGGCTTGATCTGTTTGAAGTACAGATGCATCGTCAAAAGCATTCCCTCCTGGTCCACCTGCAAGCAGTATAGCGCCATGGAAATTCGAATTGCTAACTTGAAAAAATGGTCAGGTCACAGCCGTTGATATACCTGCGCTAACCGTTCACGCTGGCGAAATCGTTGGACTGATCGGGCCAAACGGATCCGGCAAAACCACCTTACTCCGCTTAATCCTTGATCTCGTCGCTCCTACCGAAGGACAGGTATGCATCAACGGA includes the following:
- a CDS encoding DUF5687 family protein, with the translated sequence MRPQRSRLRLLVGLWHRCASRQRALVQHPVERWLLRIVLGLSIAGAFVWGLLAAWMLPLRSLSLHTLHSALLGLLLLWPLLLSLWQSGPQLPVHAWLVWPVTRNWLAHGLQMLSLLHAGNAWLLLFLLGIWAKGIAPSFSLASNLGWLATAGLLLTLAQWITNGLRILRYSYPTSYVLIWLGGIVGIGLLSTQDGLSWLAGQTLDRALNQPASVLWILLVVNICCYLLSLLPIRKSLFVDHPFMFPLSSALSTRPRWTASGIWRLVRLQLLLIWRHRFTRMMLFLPLLFGLMGSIQFGVGLQQNAWIYTATGTGFLLGSSLHFLIHMLSWQSTYAAALFTWPISYQDLGRATLWVALGPASTGFLTGAGIVFLIDPSVLIHLLVLYGYLVGWVHPILLWQMPLHGVRVQLHPQSVSPSGPPHRRPFRLIGLVLLLIGLAVGGITAGKWGLLMLALLGGVGLLMLPLWLDLFEVQMHRQKHSLLVHLQAV